From a region of the Bradysia coprophila strain Holo2 chromosome X unlocalized genomic scaffold, BU_Bcop_v1 contig_173, whole genome shotgun sequence genome:
- the LOC119068276 gene encoding Fanconi anemia group M protein isoform X1: MATAMNVDDDSEDLWEISAGVFDNYNEDNVLKHFDEKDQLRTDRHHGFDNNSGDTWIYPTNYPIRKYQHDIVYNALFKNTLVCLPTGLGKTFIAAVVMYNFYRWYPQGKLIFMAPTKPLVAQQIDACYQIMGISKEDTAEITGQQKKENRLKLWKLKRVFYATPQSVVSDIDDPNFPIQSIKLVVIDEAHKAKGKYAYCEVIRIIKEKNEMFRVLALSATPGQKTNDVAEVVHNLWISNIEVRTEKCPDVVPYVHSKRIETIVVRLTDKIRTYREELLNIIDPYVQNLLGFDVIAGSTRTLHKGWLVVQKQKYNNSSLVQTHPHHSAVLTDFACCISLYHALELLEGHGLWTFLNFFDSSDEKFVVAKDYRLKQLLSAVREDLGSYPFANGGTDVTLPADFDFGHPKYNELLNCLSKYFTGATNSQAIVFCEYRDSAFLIHQMLLQRATGIRPAIFIGQGSTSGQRGITQRQQIATMADFRQGVFNVLIATCVAEEGIDCGEVDLIVCFDVTKNPIRLVQRMGRTGRKRNGMVCLLVSEGKEHGNLKDSMTAKDYTNKKLATHSDVVDSLCPSPRLVPTEFNPKCVETFILAGTGTEVHPKTEEDRDDERRVSQITSNKRSTLQAPTTSTDLRNFFRPITNQPTVHRNLNSVVTTELTEPACAGSESSDDLSDHLKVPTFWEVMENEKTSSALKAYAIKCNISAWKEKLATKTLAPVHESIILNTIGDASCVSKLLNGYQRQERPVLAIPEFDQPNEPYGPSFAAKLADRFNRHGKIQKMEEKSDVSSTSSTISQTNDTLPMDVSVGTSEAFIPFYDKIESKYEDVQVASGTKMFPCNTPVAVKRIPLKSSTPLTSKRTSNKSFGSIKDSPLARAFEKCKSLNESKKERKRERKMSTLTEALAFLGIRDVMDIFVDPVECSERDADSVAPEKEMKVSLDKHSQSTRQKPIADKHTAIASKSVTHPTSQEYTVSQILKIVNLSQKSTNGEKSEINHSSTPNKSAGKEIFIGTIEDIFGSYDSVECDKPESNGKQCTRVEEVEEEDVIASSQPVISEIKLPSKYLSNYENKIPSNHLELDNGDDMFASFAKTNSPIPTPPVPTSPSVQNLSSPKNLQSIRFQVPSIRPTTNTSFKSPSPNNSTVKTADRSPSVFSRKINLTRLKALSLKSNSERMPSNSLQSKSPLFLSCRSLDVKCNQRSNEQEPEHSDDGSELDEPFKIHRNRNKRNRIVDETVLDDSSSPKRITTKPVFRKPFKKCHFIDDECDVSDGSSDDEHDASDAELNSIICNEEVHDDTSVDMRAIYMQSVKSPVRKNGFRMANPKAYLHNTNIFSQTVVEENESDYDTSFVVDECSENEENEQEMSVLERAEWLLKKERREKRKKCNNNSSSVPKRRKIIAFNDSSDDNT, translated from the exons ATGGCTACTGCAATGAACGTCGACGATGATTCGGAAGATCTGTGGGAAATATCGGCTGGTGTGTTCGACAATTACAATGAAGACAATGTATTAAAgcattttgatgaaaaagatCAACTGAGAACGGACAGACATCACGGTTTCGATAATAATTCGGGCGATACATGGATTTATCCGACCAATTATCCCATACGAAAGTACCAACACGATATCGTGTACAATGCTCTGTTCAAGAATACTCTG GTTTGTTTACCCACCGGGCTGGGAAAGACATTTATCGCCGCTGTTGTAATGTACAACTTCTATCGATGGTATCCGCAAGGCAAATTAATATTCATGGCACCCACAAAGCCACTAGTGGCCCAACAAATCGACGCATGCTACCAGATAATGGGCATATCGAAGGAAGATACAGCCGAGATAACTGGACAGCAGAAGAAGGAAAACCGTTTGAAACTATGGAAACTGAAACGGGTTTTCTACGCAACGCCCCAATCCGTGGTGTCTGATATCGATGATCCGAATTTCCCCATACAGAGCATCAAACTGGTGGTCATCGATGAAGCGCACAAAGCCAAAGGAAAGTACGCCTACTGTGAAGTGATTCGCATCATAAAGGAAAAGAATGAAATGTTCCGTGTCTTGGCATTGTCGGCGACACCAGGACAAAAAACCAACGATGTGGCCGAGGTCGTGCACAATTTATGGATATCGAACATTGAAGTTCGAACGGAAAAGTGTCCGGATGTGGTGCCGTATGTTCATAGTAAACGAATTGAAACGATTGTCGTCCGTCTTACCGACAAAATTCGAACGTATCGCGAAGAACTTTTAAACATCATCGATCCGTACGTTCAAAATTTGCTGGGATTCGATGTAATCGCTGGATCAACGAGAACTTTGCACAAAGGCTGGCTAGTGGTtcagaaacaaaaatataacaaTAGCTCTCTAGTGCAAACACACCCTCACCATTCAGCCGTCCTAACCGATTTTGCCTGTTGCATCAGCTTGTATCATGCATTAGAGCTATTGGAGGGACACGGCTTATGGACGTTCCTTAACTTTTTCGATTCTTCGGacgaaaaatttgttgtcGCTAAGGACTATCGGCTCAAGCAACTTTTGTCAGCTGTTCGGGAAGATCTTGGATCATATCCGTTTGCCAATGGTGGCACTGATGTTACACTGCCAGCCGATTTTGATTTCGGCCATCCCAAGTACAATGAACTCCTGAATTgtttgtcgaaatattttacgGGCGCTACCAATAGCCAGGCGATCGTTTTCTGCGAGTACAGAGATTCGGCATTTCTCATACATCAAATGTTGTTGCAAAGAGCAACGGGAATTAGACCAGCCATTTTCATCG GTCAGGGCAGTACTTCCGGTCAAAGGGGAATAACTCAAAGGCAACAAATTGCAACGATGGCCGATTTTCGACAGGGCGTGTTCAACGTTCTTATTGCAACTTGCGTCGCAGAAGAAGGGATCGATTGTGGCGAAGTGGATCTCATCGTTTGTTTCGATGTCACCAAGAATCCAATTCGTTTGGTGCAACGAATGGGCAGAACGGGTCGGAAGCGAAACGGAATG GTGTGCTTGTTGGTTTCCGAAGGCAAAGAGCACGGTAATCTGAAAGATTCCATGACAGCCAAAGattacacaaacaaaaaactagCAACGCATTCCGATGTTGTTGATAGTTTATGTCCGTCGCCCCGTCTAGTGCCAACCGAATTCAATCCGAAATGTGTCGAAACTTTCATTCTGGCTGGCACTGGCACGGAAGTTCATCCGAAGACCGAAGAAGATCGTGATGACGAGAGACGTGTAAGT CAGATCACATCTAACAAACGTTCTACGCTGCAAGCCCCAACCACATCAACAGATTTGCGAAATTTTTTCCGACCCATCACGAACCAGCCAACAGTTCATCGAAATCTCAATAGCGTTGTAACGACAGAATTAACCGAGCCAGCCTGTGCCGGCAGTGAGTCAAGCGACGACCTAAGTGATCATCTGAAAGTGCCGACATTCTGGGAAGTCATGGAAAATGAGAAAACGTCAAGCGCCCTTAAAGCATATGCCATCAAGTGTAACATTTCCGCttggaaagaaaaattggcAACGAAAACACTGGCACCCGTTCACGAATCAATCATTCTAAATACGATAGGGGATGCGTCGTGTGTCTCTAAATTGCTGAACGGGTATCAGCGTCAAGAACGACCTGTTCTGGCCATTCCCGAATTTGATCAGCCGAACGAACCCTACGGTCCGTCATTCGCAGCGAAACTAGCCGACCGTTTTAATCGTCatggaaaaatacaaaaaatggaaGAGAAATCAGACGTTAGCTCGACTAGTAGTACAATTTCTCAAACCAACGATACTTTACCCATGGATGTGAGCGTCGGAACATCAGAGGCTTTCATTccattttatgataaaatcgAGTCAAAGTATGAGGATGTACAGGTGGCCAGCggtacaaaaatgtttccttGCAACACACCGGTAGCAGTGAAGAGGATTCCACTGAAATCGAGCACACCGTTAACGTCTAAGAGGACAAGCAACAAAAGTTTCGGAAGCATAAAAGACTCTCCGCTGGCACGAGCGTTTGAGAAATGTAAATCGCTCaacgaaagtaaaaaagaacgaaaacgGGAAAGGAAAATGTCGACTTTGACTGAAGCGTTAGCGTTTTTGGGTATACGTGATGTCATGGATATTTTTGTCGATCCAGTGGAATGTTCTGAAAGGGATGCGGATTCTGTTGCTCCAGAGAAAGAGATGAAAGTATCCCTAGACAAGCACTCCCAGTCAACTCGCCAAAAACCTATCGCCGACAAACACACTGCAATCGCTTCAAAGAGCGTCACTCATCCAACATCTCAAGAGTACACAGTCtcgcaaattttgaaaattgtaaaccTAAGTCAAAAGTCtacaaatggagaaaaatcagaaattaatCATTCGTCCACACCCAACAAATCAGCCGGCAAGGAGATTTTCATCGGAACAATTGAAGATATTTTCGGCTCCTATGATTCCGTTGAATGCGACAAGCCAGAATCCAATGGAAAACAATGTACCCGCGTAGAAGAAGTAGAAGAGGAGGATGTGATCGCGTCTTCACAACCTGTGATATCCGAGATTAAGTTGCCTAGCAAATATTTAAGTAATTACGAAAATAAGATACCATCAAACCATCTCGAGCTGGATAACGGTGATGACATGTTTGCATCATTTGCAAAGACAAATTCACCAATTCCAACACCACCAGTTCCAACATCACCATCAGTTCAGAATCTCAGCAGTCCCAAAAATTTACAGTCGATACGGTTCCAAGTGCCATCAATACGTCCCACCACCAACACCAGTTTCAAGTCACCATCACCAAACAATAGTACAGTGAAAACGGCTGATCGATCGCCGTCAGTCTTCAGCcgtaaaatcaatttgacGAGGCTGAAAGCGCTTTCACTGAAGTCCAATTCTGAGAGGATGCCATCGAACAGTCTTCAAAGCAAGTCACCGTTGTTTCTTAGCTGTCGCAGCCTAGATGTTAAATGCAACCAACGAAGTAACGAACAAGAACCAGAGCATAGTGATGATGGCAGCGAATTGG acgaaccatttaaaattcatcgaaaccGCAACAAGCGGAATCGTATAGTCGACGAAACGGTCCTTGACGATTCATCATCACCGAAACGCATCACTACCAAGCCTGTGTTCAGAAAGCCATTCAAAAAGTGCCATTTCATCGACGATGAATGTGATGTTTCCGATGGTTCCAGCGACGATGAGCACGATGCTTCCGACGCAGAGCTGAATTCGATCATTTGCAATGAAGAAGTACATGACGACACGTCGGTCGACATGAGAGCGATTTACATGCAGTCTGTTAA AAGTCCGGTTCGAAAGAATGGCTTCAGAATGGCGAATCCGAAGGCGTATCTGCACAACACCAACATTTTCTCGCAGACTGTCGTTGAAGAAAATGAGTCCGACTATGAT aCGTCGTTTGTGGTGGACGAGTGCAGCGAAAATGAGGAAAATGAGCAAGAAATGTCAGTCCTGGAACGAGCCGAATGGTTGCTAAAAAAGGAACGAAGGGAAAAGCGGAAAAAATGCAATAACAATTCCAGTTCTGTTCCGAAGCGCCGTAAAATTATTGCATTCAATGATAGTTCCGATGATAACACTTGA
- the LOC119068276 gene encoding Fanconi anemia group M protein isoform X2, producing the protein MATAMNVDDDSEDLWEISAGVFDNYNEDNVLKHFDEKDQLRTDRHHGFDNNSGDTWIYPTNYPIRKYQHDIVYNALFKNTLVCLPTGLGKTFIAAVVMYNFYRWYPQGKLIFMAPTKPLVAQQIDACYQIMGISKEDTAEITGQQKKENRLKLWKLKRVFYATPQSVVSDIDDPNFPIQSIKLVVIDEAHKAKGKYAYCEVIRIIKEKNEMFRVLALSATPGQKTNDVAEVVHNLWISNIEVRTEKCPDVVPYVHSKRIETIVVRLTDKIRTYREELLNIIDPYVQNLLGFDVIAGSTRTLHKGWLVVQKQKYNNSSLVQTHPHHSAVLTDFACCISLYHALELLEGHGLWTFLNFFDSSDEKFVVAKDYRLKQLLSAVREDLGSYPFANGGTDVTLPADFDFGHPKYNELLNCLSKYFTGATNSQAIVFCEYRDSAFLIHQMLLQRATGIRPAIFIGQGSTSGQRGITQRQQIATMADFRQGVFNVLIATCVAEEGIDCGEVDLIVCFDVTKNPIRLVQRMGRTGRKRNGMVCLLVSEGKEHGNLKDSMTAKDYTNKKLATHSDVVDSLCPSPRLVPTEFNPKCVETFILAGTGTEVHPKTEEDRDDERRVSITSNKRSTLQAPTTSTDLRNFFRPITNQPTVHRNLNSVVTTELTEPACAGSESSDDLSDHLKVPTFWEVMENEKTSSALKAYAIKCNISAWKEKLATKTLAPVHESIILNTIGDASCVSKLLNGYQRQERPVLAIPEFDQPNEPYGPSFAAKLADRFNRHGKIQKMEEKSDVSSTSSTISQTNDTLPMDVSVGTSEAFIPFYDKIESKYEDVQVASGTKMFPCNTPVAVKRIPLKSSTPLTSKRTSNKSFGSIKDSPLARAFEKCKSLNESKKERKRERKMSTLTEALAFLGIRDVMDIFVDPVECSERDADSVAPEKEMKVSLDKHSQSTRQKPIADKHTAIASKSVTHPTSQEYTVSQILKIVNLSQKSTNGEKSEINHSSTPNKSAGKEIFIGTIEDIFGSYDSVECDKPESNGKQCTRVEEVEEEDVIASSQPVISEIKLPSKYLSNYENKIPSNHLELDNGDDMFASFAKTNSPIPTPPVPTSPSVQNLSSPKNLQSIRFQVPSIRPTTNTSFKSPSPNNSTVKTADRSPSVFSRKINLTRLKALSLKSNSERMPSNSLQSKSPLFLSCRSLDVKCNQRSNEQEPEHSDDGSELDEPFKIHRNRNKRNRIVDETVLDDSSSPKRITTKPVFRKPFKKCHFIDDECDVSDGSSDDEHDASDAELNSIICNEEVHDDTSVDMRAIYMQSVKSPVRKNGFRMANPKAYLHNTNIFSQTVVEENESDYDTSFVVDECSENEENEQEMSVLERAEWLLKKERREKRKKCNNNSSSVPKRRKIIAFNDSSDDNT; encoded by the exons ATGGCTACTGCAATGAACGTCGACGATGATTCGGAAGATCTGTGGGAAATATCGGCTGGTGTGTTCGACAATTACAATGAAGACAATGTATTAAAgcattttgatgaaaaagatCAACTGAGAACGGACAGACATCACGGTTTCGATAATAATTCGGGCGATACATGGATTTATCCGACCAATTATCCCATACGAAAGTACCAACACGATATCGTGTACAATGCTCTGTTCAAGAATACTCTG GTTTGTTTACCCACCGGGCTGGGAAAGACATTTATCGCCGCTGTTGTAATGTACAACTTCTATCGATGGTATCCGCAAGGCAAATTAATATTCATGGCACCCACAAAGCCACTAGTGGCCCAACAAATCGACGCATGCTACCAGATAATGGGCATATCGAAGGAAGATACAGCCGAGATAACTGGACAGCAGAAGAAGGAAAACCGTTTGAAACTATGGAAACTGAAACGGGTTTTCTACGCAACGCCCCAATCCGTGGTGTCTGATATCGATGATCCGAATTTCCCCATACAGAGCATCAAACTGGTGGTCATCGATGAAGCGCACAAAGCCAAAGGAAAGTACGCCTACTGTGAAGTGATTCGCATCATAAAGGAAAAGAATGAAATGTTCCGTGTCTTGGCATTGTCGGCGACACCAGGACAAAAAACCAACGATGTGGCCGAGGTCGTGCACAATTTATGGATATCGAACATTGAAGTTCGAACGGAAAAGTGTCCGGATGTGGTGCCGTATGTTCATAGTAAACGAATTGAAACGATTGTCGTCCGTCTTACCGACAAAATTCGAACGTATCGCGAAGAACTTTTAAACATCATCGATCCGTACGTTCAAAATTTGCTGGGATTCGATGTAATCGCTGGATCAACGAGAACTTTGCACAAAGGCTGGCTAGTGGTtcagaaacaaaaatataacaaTAGCTCTCTAGTGCAAACACACCCTCACCATTCAGCCGTCCTAACCGATTTTGCCTGTTGCATCAGCTTGTATCATGCATTAGAGCTATTGGAGGGACACGGCTTATGGACGTTCCTTAACTTTTTCGATTCTTCGGacgaaaaatttgttgtcGCTAAGGACTATCGGCTCAAGCAACTTTTGTCAGCTGTTCGGGAAGATCTTGGATCATATCCGTTTGCCAATGGTGGCACTGATGTTACACTGCCAGCCGATTTTGATTTCGGCCATCCCAAGTACAATGAACTCCTGAATTgtttgtcgaaatattttacgGGCGCTACCAATAGCCAGGCGATCGTTTTCTGCGAGTACAGAGATTCGGCATTTCTCATACATCAAATGTTGTTGCAAAGAGCAACGGGAATTAGACCAGCCATTTTCATCG GTCAGGGCAGTACTTCCGGTCAAAGGGGAATAACTCAAAGGCAACAAATTGCAACGATGGCCGATTTTCGACAGGGCGTGTTCAACGTTCTTATTGCAACTTGCGTCGCAGAAGAAGGGATCGATTGTGGCGAAGTGGATCTCATCGTTTGTTTCGATGTCACCAAGAATCCAATTCGTTTGGTGCAACGAATGGGCAGAACGGGTCGGAAGCGAAACGGAATG GTGTGCTTGTTGGTTTCCGAAGGCAAAGAGCACGGTAATCTGAAAGATTCCATGACAGCCAAAGattacacaaacaaaaaactagCAACGCATTCCGATGTTGTTGATAGTTTATGTCCGTCGCCCCGTCTAGTGCCAACCGAATTCAATCCGAAATGTGTCGAAACTTTCATTCTGGCTGGCACTGGCACGGAAGTTCATCCGAAGACCGAAGAAGATCGTGATGACGAGAGACGTGTAAGT ATCACATCTAACAAACGTTCTACGCTGCAAGCCCCAACCACATCAACAGATTTGCGAAATTTTTTCCGACCCATCACGAACCAGCCAACAGTTCATCGAAATCTCAATAGCGTTGTAACGACAGAATTAACCGAGCCAGCCTGTGCCGGCAGTGAGTCAAGCGACGACCTAAGTGATCATCTGAAAGTGCCGACATTCTGGGAAGTCATGGAAAATGAGAAAACGTCAAGCGCCCTTAAAGCATATGCCATCAAGTGTAACATTTCCGCttggaaagaaaaattggcAACGAAAACACTGGCACCCGTTCACGAATCAATCATTCTAAATACGATAGGGGATGCGTCGTGTGTCTCTAAATTGCTGAACGGGTATCAGCGTCAAGAACGACCTGTTCTGGCCATTCCCGAATTTGATCAGCCGAACGAACCCTACGGTCCGTCATTCGCAGCGAAACTAGCCGACCGTTTTAATCGTCatggaaaaatacaaaaaatggaaGAGAAATCAGACGTTAGCTCGACTAGTAGTACAATTTCTCAAACCAACGATACTTTACCCATGGATGTGAGCGTCGGAACATCAGAGGCTTTCATTccattttatgataaaatcgAGTCAAAGTATGAGGATGTACAGGTGGCCAGCggtacaaaaatgtttccttGCAACACACCGGTAGCAGTGAAGAGGATTCCACTGAAATCGAGCACACCGTTAACGTCTAAGAGGACAAGCAACAAAAGTTTCGGAAGCATAAAAGACTCTCCGCTGGCACGAGCGTTTGAGAAATGTAAATCGCTCaacgaaagtaaaaaagaacgaaaacgGGAAAGGAAAATGTCGACTTTGACTGAAGCGTTAGCGTTTTTGGGTATACGTGATGTCATGGATATTTTTGTCGATCCAGTGGAATGTTCTGAAAGGGATGCGGATTCTGTTGCTCCAGAGAAAGAGATGAAAGTATCCCTAGACAAGCACTCCCAGTCAACTCGCCAAAAACCTATCGCCGACAAACACACTGCAATCGCTTCAAAGAGCGTCACTCATCCAACATCTCAAGAGTACACAGTCtcgcaaattttgaaaattgtaaaccTAAGTCAAAAGTCtacaaatggagaaaaatcagaaattaatCATTCGTCCACACCCAACAAATCAGCCGGCAAGGAGATTTTCATCGGAACAATTGAAGATATTTTCGGCTCCTATGATTCCGTTGAATGCGACAAGCCAGAATCCAATGGAAAACAATGTACCCGCGTAGAAGAAGTAGAAGAGGAGGATGTGATCGCGTCTTCACAACCTGTGATATCCGAGATTAAGTTGCCTAGCAAATATTTAAGTAATTACGAAAATAAGATACCATCAAACCATCTCGAGCTGGATAACGGTGATGACATGTTTGCATCATTTGCAAAGACAAATTCACCAATTCCAACACCACCAGTTCCAACATCACCATCAGTTCAGAATCTCAGCAGTCCCAAAAATTTACAGTCGATACGGTTCCAAGTGCCATCAATACGTCCCACCACCAACACCAGTTTCAAGTCACCATCACCAAACAATAGTACAGTGAAAACGGCTGATCGATCGCCGTCAGTCTTCAGCcgtaaaatcaatttgacGAGGCTGAAAGCGCTTTCACTGAAGTCCAATTCTGAGAGGATGCCATCGAACAGTCTTCAAAGCAAGTCACCGTTGTTTCTTAGCTGTCGCAGCCTAGATGTTAAATGCAACCAACGAAGTAACGAACAAGAACCAGAGCATAGTGATGATGGCAGCGAATTGG acgaaccatttaaaattcatcgaaaccGCAACAAGCGGAATCGTATAGTCGACGAAACGGTCCTTGACGATTCATCATCACCGAAACGCATCACTACCAAGCCTGTGTTCAGAAAGCCATTCAAAAAGTGCCATTTCATCGACGATGAATGTGATGTTTCCGATGGTTCCAGCGACGATGAGCACGATGCTTCCGACGCAGAGCTGAATTCGATCATTTGCAATGAAGAAGTACATGACGACACGTCGGTCGACATGAGAGCGATTTACATGCAGTCTGTTAA AAGTCCGGTTCGAAAGAATGGCTTCAGAATGGCGAATCCGAAGGCGTATCTGCACAACACCAACATTTTCTCGCAGACTGTCGTTGAAGAAAATGAGTCCGACTATGAT aCGTCGTTTGTGGTGGACGAGTGCAGCGAAAATGAGGAAAATGAGCAAGAAATGTCAGTCCTGGAACGAGCCGAATGGTTGCTAAAAAAGGAACGAAGGGAAAAGCGGAAAAAATGCAATAACAATTCCAGTTCTGTTCCGAAGCGCCGTAAAATTATTGCATTCAATGATAGTTCCGATGATAACACTTGA